The Babylonia areolata isolate BAREFJ2019XMU chromosome 22, ASM4173473v1, whole genome shotgun sequence genome contains a region encoding:
- the LOC143296961 gene encoding BOS complex subunit ncln-like — protein MWFSEAGEIVEMFRNSFPLSFLFFVPIFILISPVSPVYAAQEFSVYRMQQFDLQGSSYGCKNSLVNMEARPIDSKMVTRRCVVARLRDVTMPKYRDLAANNAGALLVLLPQDLAQLSPEEQEHLQSLERDLMQEETSVPVFFAQETAELQDIYKDLEHGAAGDQASSAWEALLSSATANGFQLVVGGAQAKALPDFQITNIQGRLSGHGIEEQLPTIVITAHYDATGVAPGLAYGADSNGSGVVALLELARLFAKLYTNSRTHAKYNLVFLLSGGGKFNYQGTKRWIEDNMDSTDSNLLSDVAFVVCLDSLGAGESLHLHVSKPPKEDSNGGVFLKNLEAAAVAQDPPVGFSMVHKKINLADEMLAWEHERFSIKRLLAFTLSHFNNTRALHRTSILDTRQTVDEETLAANIRVIAEALARHVYNISPQGAFSLFTEAMDTHEDAETAWLDFLTADPRAAQLLPPESVTLATLENTLSRYLKDVRRSTFKADKRDPEFVFYNGATYTMNAFNVKPAVFDLFLAVGIAAYLAVIYLCATNFHRVYGRLRRTMASSPKEKSN, from the exons ATGTGGTTTTCCGAGGCTGGGGAAATAGTGGAGATGTTCCGCAACAGTTTTccattgtcttttctcttttttgtaccAATATTTATCCTGATATCACCTGTTAGTCCCGTGTACGCAGCTCAAGAATTCAGCGTTTATCGGATGCAGCAGTTTGATCTTCAAGGCTCCTCTTATG GATGTAAAAATTCTCTGGTGAACATGGAAGCTCGTCCAATCGACTCGAAAATGGTGACTCGGCGCTGCGTGGTGGCCCGACTTCGTGACGTCACCATGCCCAAATACCGTGACCTGGCAGCCAACAATGCCGGGGCACTGCTGGTGCTCCTGCCTCAGGACCTGGCCCAGCTCTCGCCTGAAGAGCAGGAG CACCTGCAGAGTCTGGAGCGAGATCTGATGCAGGAGGAGACATCCGTGCCGGTCTTCTTTGCCCAGGAGACGGCAGAGCTGCAGGACATCTACAAAGACCTGGAGCATGGAGCGGCCGGTGACCAGGCCAGCAGTGCATGGGAAG CCCTGCTGAGCTCGGCCACGGCCAACGGGTTCCAGCTGGTGGTGGGGGGCGCGCAGGCCAAGGCCCTGCCGGACTTCCAGATCACTAACATCCAGGGGCGGCTGTCGGGCCACGGCATTGAGGAGCAGCTGCCCACCATTGTCATTACCGCACACTATGACGCCACTGGGGTGGCTCCG GGTTTGGCCTATGGTGCTGACTCCAACGGCAGTGGGGTGGTGGCCTTGTTAGAACTGGCCCGACTTTTCGCAAAGCTGTACACCAACTCCAGGACCCATGCCAA ATACAACCTGGTGTTCCTACTGTCGGGGGGAGGCAAGTTTAACTACCAGGGCACCAAGCGATGGATCGAGGACAACATGGACTCCACAG ACTCGAACCTGCTGTCGGACGTGGCCTTTGTGGTGTGTCTGGATAGTCTGGGGGCCGGGGAGTCACTGCACCTGCATGTGTCCAAACCTCCCAAGGAGGACAGCAATGGAGGAGTCTTCCTCAAG aACCTGGAGGCGGCGGCGGTGGCCCAGGACCCCCCGGTTGGGTTCTCCATGGTGCACAAGAAGATCAACCTGGCGGACGAGATGCTGGCCTGGGAGCACGAGCGCTTCAGCATCAAGCGGCTGCTGGCCTTCACCCTGTCCCACTTCAACAACACCCGCGCCCTCCACCGCACCTCCATCCTCGACACCAG gcagacagtggaTGAGGAGACGCTGGCAGCCAACATCCGTGTGATAGCGGAGGCCTTGGCACGCCACGTCTACAACATCAGTCCCCAGGGGGCCTTCAGTCTCTTCACAGAGGCTATG GACACGCACGAGGACGCAGAGACGGCGTGGCTGGACTTCCTGACAGCGGATCCCCGGGCTGCCCAGCTGCTGCCGCCAGAAAGTGTGACGCTGGCCACACTAGAGAACACCCTGTCCCGCTACCTGAAGGACGTGCGCCGGTCCACCTTCAAGGCGGAcaaaag GGATCCAGAGTTTGTCTTCTACAACGGAGCTACGTACACCATGAATGCTTTCAA tgtgaagccGGCTGTGTTTGACCTGTTCCTGGCTGTGGGCATTGCTGCTTACCTGGCTGTCATCTACCTGTGTGCCaca AACTTCCACAGAGTGTATGGCCGTCTGAGACGGACCATGGCATCATCGCCCAAAGAGAAAAGCAACTGA